Proteins encoded within one genomic window of Haloplanus vescus:
- the leuS gene encoding leucine--tRNA ligase, whose product MDYDPQELEERWRERWAETGRYEADPDGADDEDVTFITVPYPYPSGGMHIGHARTYTVPDVYARYRRQQGDNVLFPIAWHVTGTPIIGAVERLKKGEEEQLSVLRDTYDVPEDTLQDLETPMGYAHHFIEEHYKKGMKSLGLSIDWRREFTTNDDRYSKFITWQYETLRDRDRLEKGLHPVKYCTNEAQPVTTHDLLEGEDAEYQEYTLVRFGLDDAVVPMATLRPETVRGVTNAYVNPEGTYARATVDGETWLVSEQATEKLRLQAHDVTVEETFSGADLVGEHVTNPVTGDEVPILPATFVDPDNATGVVMSVPAHSPDDYLALQEAKADDERMERYGVDPETVEGIEPIPILDVEGYGEIPARDAVESSGVESSDDPELEEVTQELYNREFHAGRLHDEYGEFAGEVIEEVRERYRDEGVDAGRFGTMYEFSEEVVCRCGGDVEVSKQDTWFLRYNDEDWKEMTRQLVENMECIPANTRDEYDHTIGWLNEWPCIRNYGLGTHLPWDDDFVIEPLSDSTIYMAYYTLAPRLREIPVEDLDREFFDALFYGADAVEDPDPRALDLREEWLYWYPVDYRFSANDLISNHLTFYLFHHAELFDEAQWPEGIVIMGMGLLEGEKMSSSKGHVVLPGKAIERYGADTVRFFLLNSAEPWQDYDWRAGQVESVRDQLDRFWNRATELVPDEPASTFDDEVPDLEPVDRWLLSKLQSTVREVTEAMENSETRAASQTAFYGFEESLRWYRRRTDRDRPGAQWTLRHALETRLRLLAPFVPFLANELHERLTGEAAEDVPWPEVDADLERPAVEVQERQIERLTEDVNDIVDVTGTDPERIMIYVAADWKREVFDAVVEAGADVGAAMSEAMSNPDLRERGDAVNDLVGDLVELVRDLDDDTVDRLQDLDEGTVYESAVDFLEREFDADVDVYAEDDDPPDPADRASSAVPFRPAIYLE is encoded by the coding sequence ATGGACTACGACCCGCAGGAACTCGAGGAGCGCTGGCGGGAGCGCTGGGCCGAGACGGGCCGGTACGAAGCCGACCCGGACGGAGCCGACGACGAGGACGTGACCTTCATCACCGTCCCCTATCCCTACCCGAGCGGTGGGATGCACATCGGCCACGCCCGGACCTACACGGTGCCGGACGTCTACGCCCGCTATCGCCGCCAGCAGGGCGACAACGTGCTCTTTCCCATCGCGTGGCACGTCACCGGGACGCCCATCATCGGCGCCGTCGAGCGCCTGAAGAAAGGCGAAGAAGAGCAGCTCTCCGTCCTCCGCGACACCTACGACGTACCCGAAGACACCCTGCAGGACCTCGAAACGCCGATGGGCTACGCCCACCACTTCATCGAGGAACATTACAAGAAGGGGATGAAGTCGCTGGGGCTCTCTATCGACTGGCGCCGCGAGTTCACCACCAACGACGACCGCTACTCCAAGTTCATCACGTGGCAGTACGAGACGCTCCGCGACCGTGACCGACTGGAGAAGGGCCTCCACCCGGTCAAATACTGCACGAACGAGGCACAGCCGGTCACGACCCACGACCTGCTGGAGGGCGAAGACGCGGAGTATCAGGAGTACACGCTGGTTCGCTTCGGCCTCGACGACGCGGTGGTGCCGATGGCGACGCTCCGCCCCGAGACGGTCCGCGGCGTGACCAACGCCTACGTCAACCCGGAGGGCACCTACGCCCGCGCCACCGTCGACGGCGAAACGTGGCTGGTCTCCGAGCAGGCGACCGAAAAACTCCGCCTACAAGCGCACGACGTGACCGTTGAGGAGACGTTCTCGGGTGCCGACCTGGTGGGCGAACACGTCACCAACCCCGTGACGGGCGACGAGGTGCCGATTCTGCCGGCGACGTTTGTCGACCCCGACAACGCGACGGGCGTCGTCATGTCCGTCCCGGCGCACTCGCCGGACGACTACCTCGCCCTGCAGGAGGCGAAAGCCGACGACGAGCGCATGGAACGCTACGGCGTCGACCCCGAGACGGTCGAGGGAATCGAGCCAATTCCCATCCTCGACGTGGAGGGCTACGGCGAGATTCCGGCGCGCGACGCCGTCGAATCCTCGGGTGTCGAGTCCTCGGACGACCCCGAACTCGAAGAGGTCACCCAAGAGTTGTACAACCGCGAGTTCCACGCCGGCCGTCTCCACGACGAGTACGGTGAGTTCGCGGGCGAGGTCATCGAGGAGGTCCGTGAGCGCTACCGCGACGAGGGCGTCGACGCCGGCCGCTTCGGGACGATGTACGAGTTCTCGGAGGAGGTGGTCTGTCGGTGCGGCGGCGACGTCGAGGTGTCCAAACAGGACACGTGGTTCCTCCGATACAACGACGAGGACTGGAAGGAGATGACTCGGCAGCTCGTCGAGAATATGGAGTGCATCCCCGCAAACACGCGTGACGAGTACGACCACACCATCGGGTGGCTCAACGAGTGGCCCTGCATCCGCAACTACGGGCTGGGGACGCACCTGCCGTGGGACGACGACTTCGTCATCGAACCCCTCTCTGACTCGACCATCTACATGGCGTACTACACGCTCGCGCCGCGCCTGCGCGAGATTCCGGTCGAGGACCTCGACCGCGAGTTCTTCGACGCCCTCTTCTACGGCGCTGACGCCGTGGAGGACCCCGACCCGCGCGCCCTCGACCTGCGCGAGGAGTGGCTCTACTGGTACCCCGTCGACTACCGCTTCTCCGCGAACGACCTCATCTCGAACCACCTGACGTTCTACCTGTTCCACCACGCGGAGCTGTTCGACGAAGCCCAGTGGCCCGAGGGCATCGTCATCATGGGCATGGGCCTGCTGGAGGGCGAGAAGATGTCCTCCTCGAAGGGCCACGTCGTCCTGCCGGGCAAGGCCATCGAGCGCTACGGTGCCGACACCGTGCGCTTCTTCCTGCTCAACTCCGCCGAGCCGTGGCAGGACTACGACTGGCGCGCCGGACAGGTCGAGAGCGTTCGCGACCAACTCGACCGCTTCTGGAACCGCGCGACCGAACTCGTCCCCGACGAACCGGCGTCGACGTTCGACGACGAGGTGCCGGACCTCGAACCCGTCGACCGATGGCTGCTCTCGAAGCTGCAGTCGACGGTCCGCGAAGTGACCGAGGCGATGGAGAACTCGGAGACGCGAGCGGCGAGTCAGACCGCCTTCTACGGCTTCGAGGAGTCGCTCCGATGGTATCGCCGCCGGACCGACCGCGACCGACCGGGCGCGCAGTGGACGCTCCGCCACGCGCTGGAGACGCGGCTTCGCCTCCTCGCGCCCTTCGTCCCCTTCCTCGCCAACGAACTCCACGAGCGACTGACCGGGGAGGCAGCGGAGGACGTGCCGTGGCCCGAAGTCGACGCCGACTTGGAGCGCCCGGCTGTCGAGGTGCAGGAGCGACAGATAGAGCGCCTCACCGAGGACGTGAACGATATCGTGGACGTGACGGGGACCGACCCCGAACGAATCATGATCTACGTCGCCGCGGACTGGAAGCGCGAGGTGTTCGACGCCGTCGTCGAAGCCGGGGCCGACGTGGGCGCGGCGATGAGTGAGGCGATGAGCAACCCCGACCTGCGGGAACGCGGCGACGCCGTCAACGACCTCGTCGGCGACCTCGTGGAGCTCGTCCGCGACCTAGACGACGACACCGTCGACCGACTGCAGGACCTCGACGAAGGCACCGTCTACGAGTCGGCGGTGGACTTCCTCGAACGCGAGTTCGACGCCGATGTCGACGTCTACGCCGAGGACGACGACCCGCCGGACCCGGCCGACCGCGCCAGCAGCGCCGTCCCCTTCCGGCCGGCAATCTATCTGGAGTAG